The Ciconia boyciana unplaced genomic scaffold, ASM3463844v1 HiC_scaffold_40, whole genome shotgun sequence genome has a segment encoding these proteins:
- the LOC140645875 gene encoding LOW QUALITY PROTEIN: claw keratin-like (The sequence of the model RefSeq protein was modified relative to this genomic sequence to represent the inferred CDS: inserted 2 bases in 2 codons), whose amino-acid sequence MSCSSLCVPSCGVAAPAPLADTANEPCVRQCPDSTVVIQPPASVVTFPGPILSSFPQYSVVGSAGAPGVGXGYGGTFGGRGGFGGLXGYGVYGGLGGYGGYGGSGLYGGYGAFGSCGYGGWRRGHRYLNGNCGPC is encoded by the exons atgtcctgctccagcctgtgcGTCCCTTCCTGTGGGgtggccgccccggccccgctggctGACACCGCCAACGAGCCCTGCGTGCGGCAGTGCCCCGACTCCACGGTGGTGATCCAGCCCCCGGCCTCGGTGGTCACCTTCCCCGggcccatcctcagctccttcccgcaGTACAGCGTTGTTGGCTCGGCGGGAGCCCCCGGCGTTG GGGGCTACGGCGGCACTTTTGGAGGCCGTGGCGGTTTTGGAGGCT GGGGCTATGGGGTGTATGGAGGCcttgggggctatgggggctatggaGGCTCTGGGCTTTATGGGGGCTACGGAGCCTTTGGGAGCTGCGGATACGGCGGCTGGCGCCGAGGCCACCGGTACCTCAACGGCAACTGCGGGCCCTGCTAA